In the Adlercreutzia equolifaciens DSM 19450 genome, one interval contains:
- a CDS encoding c-type heme family protein, which yields MPSKTRESAVRLRSRFTYLVAAVVVAASTIYVAWSIVAQDAAADQAALLEARTIDLQMQAAWRYIGGIQDEINYDADGSYNFKGIYCATAAKRIAKDFTDSSSDYAIRYVRDNPRNPEDEPDAFETEALQAFRNSGTTEYYGKDVVNGQPVFRYVSLLTVEKSCLSCHGEPAGSRDETGSYREGFKEGGIAGAASIVVPLSAHREEALAKSVLTIAFFSIMLAVTIVLVRWALKKWVIDPADETNARLEEDNAAKTDFLTLVSHELKTPLSSIIAFADIWQSSEKERPPDEQYLVEEVRDNSKVLLGMVNNIIDMARVESGKYKTSAEEVDIVDIMNAVKATADPLAIKKGISLWFEAMPGIPIVLTDWEAVRKILTNLVGNALKFTDAGGSVTVSAKTDDSGTLTVEVSDTGCGIAQEDLALIFDRFGQASSTHPEGEQGSGLGLSLSRQLAAMIGATLEVTSQPGEGSTFSLRFPVSANAPHKD from the coding sequence ATGCCCTCGAAGACCAGGGAAAGCGCAGTGAGGCTCCGATCCAGATTCACCTATTTGGTTGCCGCCGTCGTTGTCGCAGCATCGACCATCTATGTGGCTTGGAGCATCGTCGCCCAAGATGCGGCCGCAGATCAGGCAGCACTCCTTGAGGCCCGCACCATTGATTTGCAGATGCAGGCCGCATGGCGCTACATAGGCGGCATCCAAGACGAGATCAACTACGACGCCGATGGAAGCTACAACTTCAAGGGAATCTACTGCGCCACAGCGGCAAAGAGGATAGCGAAAGATTTCACCGACAGCTCATCTGACTATGCCATTCGCTACGTTCGCGACAACCCGCGCAACCCCGAAGATGAACCCGATGCGTTCGAGACTGAAGCGCTCCAGGCATTCCGCAATAGCGGGACCACAGAGTATTACGGAAAAGACGTTGTAAACGGACAGCCCGTTTTCAGATACGTGTCTCTGCTGACCGTTGAAAAAAGCTGCCTTTCCTGCCACGGCGAACCAGCTGGATCGCGTGACGAGACGGGATCTTACCGCGAAGGCTTCAAAGAGGGCGGGATAGCCGGGGCCGCTAGCATCGTCGTTCCGCTGTCGGCTCATAGGGAGGAGGCGCTCGCGAAATCGGTGCTCACCATCGCCTTTTTCAGCATCATGCTGGCCGTCACTATCGTGTTGGTAAGGTGGGCTCTGAAAAAATGGGTCATCGACCCTGCCGACGAAACGAACGCTCGCCTCGAAGAAGACAATGCGGCCAAAACGGATTTTCTCACCCTCGTCAGCCACGAACTGAAGACGCCGCTCTCCTCGATCATCGCCTTTGCAGACATTTGGCAAAGCTCCGAAAAGGAGCGCCCGCCCGACGAACAGTATCTGGTAGAAGAGGTCAGGGACAACAGCAAGGTGCTTCTCGGCATGGTCAACAACATCATCGATATGGCTCGCGTGGAATCGGGAAAGTACAAAACCTCAGCCGAGGAAGTCGATATCGTCGACATCATGAATGCGGTCAAAGCCACCGCCGATCCACTCGCTATAAAGAAGGGCATATCTCTTTGGTTCGAGGCAATGCCAGGCATTCCCATCGTCCTCACTGACTGGGAGGCAGTTCGTAAGATACTGACCAATTTGGTTGGAAACGCCCTGAAGTTCACTGATGCAGGAGGATCGGTGACCGTTTCTGCGAAAACCGATGATTCCGGCACGCTGACCGTCGAGGTTTCCGATACGGGATGCGGGATTGCCCAAGAAGACCTGGCGCTTATTTTCGATCGATTCGGTCAAGCGTCATCAACCCACCCCGAGGGTGAGCAGGGCAGCGGATTGGGCTTGTCGCTCTCGCGGCAACTGGCCGCCATGATAGGGGCGACACTCGAAGTGACGAGTCAGCCGGGAGAGGGAAGTACGTTTTCCCTCCGATTTCCAGTCAGCGCGAACGCGCCGCACAAGGACTGA
- a CDS encoding ammonia-forming cytochrome c nitrite reductase subunit c552 gives MRRVLSGKRERKVFLLAACVAFACCLCLGACAVQQSELSTTGDAPMASETDAGTAILSPYAWKDQYPNQYASYIDAGYETYDDRQPDAHGKVNTFFSATHFSNMTPETGCMRCHTSEFSSLVKEHGDGLFAMDFTDFRRQVTVGVTCYSCHGNNPGELTPANTWVIDAAKRGGIETDEKNLVCAQCHALPDWGTIMDNPDPSSWSMLQFGLDADAYWEHYEASGNENPIVPAEEMEFNSFVGSIMEKAGATCVDCHMPKAQSDDGTMYSVHIFKGPDCNEELYENCLGCHTDSTVEQRKAAVEEVKADYETRRAPAQAAVDELASAIERAGNSVDASKVEQATVLLNKATFYLNYGSDWGSGIHNMGNPNNVDCFEDAIAFAEEGTALLA, from the coding sequence ATGAGACGAGTCTTATCTGGAAAGAGGGAACGTAAAGTTTTTCTGTTGGCAGCATGCGTCGCCTTCGCCTGCTGCCTGTGCCTAGGCGCCTGCGCTGTCCAGCAGAGCGAATTGTCGACGACAGGCGATGCTCCCATGGCGTCGGAAACCGATGCCGGGACGGCCATCTTGAGTCCTTATGCGTGGAAAGATCAGTATCCGAATCAGTATGCGAGCTACATAGATGCCGGCTATGAGACCTACGATGACCGACAGCCCGATGCCCACGGCAAGGTGAACACGTTTTTTAGCGCGACGCATTTCTCCAATATGACGCCAGAGACGGGATGCATGCGCTGTCACACGAGCGAATTCTCATCTTTGGTGAAAGAACATGGAGACGGGCTGTTTGCGATGGATTTCACTGATTTCCGGCGCCAGGTCACAGTCGGCGTGACGTGCTATTCGTGCCATGGCAACAACCCAGGTGAATTGACGCCGGCGAACACGTGGGTCATTGACGCCGCAAAGCGCGGGGGAATCGAAACGGACGAGAAGAATCTTGTCTGCGCCCAATGCCATGCCCTGCCGGATTGGGGCACTATCATGGACAATCCCGATCCGTCTTCGTGGTCGATGCTTCAATTCGGTCTCGATGCGGATGCTTATTGGGAGCATTATGAGGCTTCGGGCAACGAGAACCCCATCGTTCCCGCGGAAGAGATGGAATTCAACAGCTTTGTTGGCAGTATCATGGAGAAGGCCGGCGCCACGTGTGTGGACTGCCATATGCCCAAGGCCCAAAGCGATGACGGCACGATGTACAGCGTGCATATCTTCAAGGGGCCCGACTGCAACGAGGAGCTGTATGAGAATTGCCTTGGCTGCCATACTGACTCGACCGTCGAGCAGCGCAAAGCGGCTGTCGAGGAAGTGAAGGCAGACTACGAGACGAGGAGGGCGCCGGCCCAAGCTGCGGTGGACGAGCTTGCATCGGCTATTGAGCGTGCCGGGAACTCCGTCGACGCATCGAAGGTAGAGCAGGCGACGGTGCTGCTTAACAAAGCCACATTCTATTTGAACTACGGATCGGATTGGGGAAGCGGTATCCACAACATGGGTAATCCAAACAATGTCGATTGCTTCGAGGATGCTATTGCGTTTGCCGAGGAAGGGACGGCATTGCTGGCGTAG
- a CDS encoding nucleotidyltransferase domain-containing protein, with protein MYEYCDIAMRPASVLTTVDETVAAVAAICRDHQSEAWLFGSQARHEAHAGSDIDIAVRSDDFDAIEELVDEIDTVFLIDLVDLNVTHKKGLEDAWISIA; from the coding sequence TTGTACGAGTATTGCGATATCGCCATGCGCCCCGCATCCGTTCTCACGACGGTCGATGAGACCGTCGCTGCTGTGGCGGCGATTTGCCGCGATCATCAATCGGAGGCATGGTTGTTCGGTTCTCAAGCTCGGCATGAAGCTCATGCCGGAAGCGACATTGATATCGCCGTCAGAAGTGACGATTTCGATGCCATCGAAGAGCTCGTCGACGAAATCGACACCGTGTTCCTTATCGACCTCGTCGATTTGAACGTCACCCATAAGAAGGGATTGGAAGATGCCTGGATTAGCATTGCGTGA
- a CDS encoding HI0074 family nucleotidyltransferase substrate-binding subunit — translation MPGLALRDRFESFLRLLADTNEFIAEMPAYRKRDGAAIIYAFNSLFDIAWKLMKDSLTEFYGLADVKPSPRDVIKQAGAVGLIAEQERWLSMLKNRNLSTHDYMSVNQEHYCELIKCEYLPLMDSLKAAIASQIAEMDAE, via the coding sequence ATGCCTGGATTAGCATTGCGTGACCGGTTTGAGTCGTTTTTGCGTCTGCTGGCCGATACGAATGAGTTCATCGCCGAGATGCCCGCGTACCGCAAGCGCGATGGTGCTGCGATTATCTACGCCTTCAATAGCCTGTTCGATATCGCTTGGAAGCTCATGAAAGACTCCCTTACTGAGTTCTATGGGCTTGCTGACGTGAAGCCCTCTCCTCGCGATGTCATTAAGCAAGCAGGAGCGGTGGGGCTTATCGCGGAGCAGGAGCGATGGTTGTCCATGCTCAAGAACCGCAACCTGAGCACCCATGACTACATGAGCGTGAACCAAGAGCACTACTGCGAGCTGATCAAATGCGAGTATCTACCTTTGATGGATTCGCTGAAAGCGGCAATCGCGAGCCAGATTGCCGAGATGGATGCGGAGTAG
- a CDS encoding Abi family protein → MEETEKTYTAWGLDEGEHEAQGLKPMLTPEGQVELLKAKGVTFDRCSEEQAIEALSGRDTFLHTAAYRKLFQVHREGGKAGQYVKLDFADLLDLDALDGRLRRTFLAVTGDIERIAKTRLIARLADDPTEDGYGIVSEFMQGQRATYRNSIARGLKARAGSSGGADTYSGNLIEHYRSAMPVWVFLEVVPFGTLLAFLLFCADRWGDKALENRHYELTGVKAVRNCCAHQSCIINGFTDGNRASHAPRYRIMEWLSGREVGSARARKEKMRNEGMQQLVTTLAVFDTIEGQRSSDTKAALVELSGALKDHCQRYGEQNAFVSFLSFLAKTIDAVRDIWEYNRT, encoded by the coding sequence ATGGAAGAAACGGAAAAGACATACACCGCTTGGGGCCTGGACGAAGGCGAGCACGAGGCGCAAGGATTGAAGCCCATGCTGACGCCCGAAGGACAGGTCGAACTGCTGAAGGCGAAAGGCGTCACGTTCGATCGCTGCAGCGAGGAGCAGGCCATCGAGGCGCTGTCGGGCAGGGACACGTTCCTGCACACCGCCGCGTACCGGAAGTTGTTCCAGGTTCACCGCGAAGGAGGCAAGGCGGGCCAATACGTCAAGCTGGATTTCGCAGACTTGCTTGACCTCGATGCATTGGACGGCAGGTTGAGACGCACGTTCCTCGCCGTGACGGGCGACATCGAGCGGATCGCCAAGACGAGGCTCATCGCTAGGTTGGCCGACGATCCAACAGAAGACGGGTACGGCATCGTTTCAGAGTTCATGCAAGGCCAGAGAGCCACTTACCGCAATTCAATAGCGCGGGGGCTAAAGGCGCGTGCAGGGAGTTCAGGAGGTGCCGACACTTATTCAGGGAACCTCATCGAGCATTACCGCTCCGCGATGCCGGTGTGGGTGTTTCTGGAGGTAGTTCCCTTCGGCACGCTGCTGGCCTTCCTTCTGTTCTGCGCTGACCGTTGGGGCGACAAGGCGCTTGAGAACAGGCATTACGAGCTGACAGGCGTTAAGGCGGTGCGCAACTGCTGCGCCCATCAAAGCTGCATCATAAACGGCTTCACAGACGGGAACCGCGCAAGCCATGCACCCCGCTACAGAATCATGGAGTGGCTGTCGGGGAGAGAGGTTGGAAGCGCCAGAGCTCGCAAGGAGAAGATGAGGAACGAGGGGATGCAGCAGCTAGTGACGACGCTGGCGGTGTTCGACACTATCGAGGGTCAGAGATCATCCGATACAAAGGCTGCGCTCGTCGAGCTGTCGGGTGCTTTGAAGGACCACTGCCAAAGGTACGGAGAGCAAAACGCCTTCGTGTCGTTCCTGTCGTTTCTCGCCAAGACAATTGACGCGGTGCGGGATATTTGGGAATATAATCGCACGTAG
- a CDS encoding GNAT family N-acetyltransferase gives MEIVVAEPEQVDAMVAITEQARANMAAMGIDQWQCGYPDRGTWEADVAAGAAYVALDEGRVVAVFRYADEPEAAYETLEGEWLTDGPYATVHRCAVDPACRGRGIIGKLFAFACEKAAADGMVSVRIDTHADNAPMRRAVEKFGFVPCGDITLTEGPEAGAPRIAFEKVLG, from the coding sequence ATGGAGATCGTTGTTGCGGAACCTGAGCAGGTGGATGCCATGGTCGCTATCACCGAGCAGGCCCGGGCCAACATGGCCGCTATGGGCATCGATCAGTGGCAGTGCGGTTATCCCGACCGGGGTACCTGGGAGGCTGACGTGGCGGCAGGTGCCGCCTATGTTGCCCTGGACGAGGGACGCGTGGTGGCTGTGTTCCGCTACGCCGATGAGCCCGAGGCCGCTTATGAGACTCTGGAAGGGGAGTGGCTGACCGACGGTCCCTACGCCACGGTGCACCGCTGCGCCGTGGATCCGGCCTGTCGGGGGCGCGGCATCATCGGAAAGCTCTTCGCCTTCGCCTGCGAAAAGGCGGCTGCCGACGGCATGGTTTCCGTGCGCATCGACACCCATGCCGACAACGCCCCCATGCGCCGGGCGGTGGAGAAGTTCGGCTTCGTCCCCTGCGGCGACATCACGCTGACGGAAGGCCCCGAGGCCGGCGCCCCGCGCATCGCCTTCGAGAAGGTTCTAGGTTAG
- the cimA gene encoding citramalate synthase: MTATRIYTYDSTLRDGEQCEGITLSLADKLAIVRRLDEFGIDYIEGGFPASNPKDVVFFREVAAMDLKHAQIAAFGSTCKKGVAAAEDPGLADLIACGAPVVTIVGKTWDAQVERALQTTLEENLRMIGESVAHLKAAGRHVVFDAEHYFDGFKANRDYALACVGAAVEAGADSVDLCETNGGALPFEVEQIVAATVAAFPSQAFGIHCHNDSGCAVANTLAAVRAGATQVQGTVNGIGERVGNTDLLTVIADLELKMGAECVGHRSLVQLTGVAQYVAELCNVSMPAHHPYTGSSAFAHKGGLHASAIARFPAAYEHVSPAAVGNTSRTVVSELAGKASLLAKARSLGFDLEAAGVDVQAVLDDIKAREAAGFTYEVADGSLGLLLMRHLRLYAPAFTLESFRVIVDDREDTGALAKDALSEATVKIHVGEGRFVATGESAGPVGALDAALRMAIVASYPQVEAMELIDYKVRLLDESQGTDAITRVTITATDGVDTWGTVGVSENVIEASWNALVDSLEYGLFRARVRAGK; the protein is encoded by the coding sequence ATGACCGCGACGCGCATCTACACCTACGACTCCACCTTGCGCGATGGGGAGCAATGCGAGGGCATCACGCTCTCGCTGGCCGACAAGCTCGCCATCGTGCGGCGTCTCGACGAGTTCGGCATCGACTACATCGAGGGCGGCTTCCCTGCGTCGAACCCCAAGGACGTGGTCTTCTTCCGCGAAGTGGCGGCTATGGATTTGAAGCACGCCCAAATCGCGGCCTTCGGTTCCACCTGCAAGAAGGGCGTCGCCGCTGCCGAGGATCCCGGGTTGGCCGACCTCATCGCGTGCGGGGCGCCGGTGGTCACTATCGTCGGGAAGACGTGGGACGCCCAGGTGGAGCGCGCGCTGCAAACGACGCTCGAAGAGAACCTGCGCATGATCGGCGAGTCGGTGGCCCACTTGAAGGCGGCTGGCCGGCATGTGGTGTTCGATGCCGAGCACTACTTCGACGGCTTCAAAGCAAATCGCGACTATGCCCTGGCCTGCGTGGGAGCGGCCGTGGAGGCGGGTGCCGATTCGGTGGATCTTTGCGAGACCAACGGAGGCGCGCTGCCCTTCGAAGTGGAGCAGATCGTCGCAGCCACAGTCGCTGCCTTTCCGAGCCAGGCTTTCGGCATCCACTGCCACAACGACTCCGGTTGCGCGGTGGCCAACACGCTCGCGGCCGTGCGCGCCGGCGCCACGCAGGTGCAGGGTACCGTGAACGGCATCGGCGAGCGCGTGGGCAACACCGACCTGCTCACGGTCATCGCCGACTTGGAGCTGAAGATGGGTGCGGAATGCGTGGGGCACCGCAGCCTCGTCCAGCTTACAGGCGTGGCCCAGTACGTGGCCGAGCTCTGCAACGTGTCCATGCCCGCGCATCATCCCTACACGGGTTCTTCGGCCTTCGCCCACAAGGGCGGCTTGCACGCCAGCGCCATCGCGCGGTTCCCCGCCGCCTACGAGCACGTGAGCCCCGCCGCCGTGGGCAACACGAGCCGCACAGTGGTGAGTGAGCTGGCCGGCAAGGCATCGCTTCTGGCGAAGGCGAGAAGCCTCGGCTTCGATCTGGAAGCGGCCGGCGTGGACGTGCAGGCGGTGCTCGACGACATCAAGGCGCGCGAGGCGGCCGGCTTCACCTACGAGGTGGCCGACGGCTCGCTGGGCCTTCTGCTCATGCGCCACCTGAGGCTGTACGCGCCGGCGTTCACGTTGGAGAGCTTCCGCGTCATCGTGGACGATCGCGAGGACACGGGAGCCCTGGCTAAAGACGCCCTGTCCGAGGCCACGGTGAAGATCCACGTGGGGGAGGGGCGGTTTGTGGCAACGGGCGAGAGCGCGGGCCCCGTGGGCGCCCTGGACGCTGCCCTGCGCATGGCCATCGTGGCGTCGTATCCGCAGGTGGAGGCCATGGAGCTCATCGACTACAAGGTGCGTCTGCTCGACGAGTCCCAGGGCACCGACGCCATCACCCGCGTGACCATCACCGCCACCGACGGCGTAGACACCTGGGGCACCGTGGGCGTCTCGGAAAACGTCATCGAGGCCTCCTGGAACGCGCTCGTCGATTCCCTGGAATACGGCCTTTTCCGCGCCCGTGTACGGGCGGGGAAGTAG
- a CDS encoding DUF3810 domain-containing protein, with protein MEKSETYRLKRLWLLLPGAAALVLTWVASANPSLTEAWFSRGVYPWLSSAWGFLPSLAPFSVAQWVVVAALAFCIGWLGFYLVAFVRGRGRRRFVLWRALTTMLAVLSVAYCIFALMCGLNYYRHTFAEDAGFELRESSTDELAALCESLAANMNETRAEVTATTNEGEATRAGAEMAAIPDEYAESRGGFWTYSHETVANMEALAERYPALARPLYSPPKPVLFSELMSYADIAGMYFPFTVGSNINVDGPFFTIPATMGHEMAHQCGFMREDEANFIGYLACKDATDPLTRYSGYSLAYEYALSALVKADRDTAVAVSDGLSEEVKADRRARAEYLKQFEGPVAEASNAANDAYLKANQQQDGTRSYGRMVDLLLAEAREEKPEETPTD; from the coding sequence ATGGAAAAATCCGAGACATACCGGCTGAAGCGGCTTTGGCTTTTGCTGCCCGGCGCGGCCGCGCTTGTGCTGACCTGGGTGGCGAGCGCGAACCCGTCGCTGACCGAGGCGTGGTTCTCGCGGGGCGTCTACCCGTGGCTGTCGTCGGCATGGGGGTTTCTGCCGTCGCTGGCGCCGTTCTCGGTGGCGCAGTGGGTCGTGGTGGCGGCACTCGCGTTCTGCATCGGGTGGCTCGGCTTCTACCTCGTCGCCTTCGTACGTGGGCGCGGTCGGCGGCGGTTCGTGCTGTGGCGCGCGCTGACCACAATGCTCGCCGTGCTCTCGGTAGCCTACTGCATCTTCGCCCTCATGTGCGGGCTGAACTACTACCGCCACACCTTCGCCGAGGACGCCGGATTCGAGCTGAGGGAATCTTCCACCGACGAGCTGGCGGCGCTGTGCGAGAGCCTGGCCGCCAACATGAACGAGACGCGGGCCGAGGTGACCGCGACAACAAACGAGGGAGAAGCCACCCGAGCCGGCGCCGAAATGGCCGCGATCCCCGACGAGTACGCCGAATCTCGCGGCGGCTTCTGGACCTACTCCCACGAGACCGTCGCGAACATGGAGGCGCTGGCCGAGCGCTACCCGGCGCTCGCGCGGCCGCTGTACTCCCCTCCCAAACCCGTGCTCTTCTCGGAGCTGATGAGCTACGCCGACATCGCGGGCATGTACTTCCCCTTCACCGTGGGATCGAACATCAACGTGGACGGGCCGTTCTTCACCATTCCCGCCACCATGGGGCACGAGATGGCCCACCAATGCGGCTTCATGCGCGAGGACGAGGCGAACTTCATCGGATACCTCGCCTGCAAGGACGCAACCGACCCGCTCACGCGCTACAGCGGCTATTCGCTGGCCTACGAATACGCGCTCTCGGCGCTCGTCAAGGCGGATCGCGATACGGCCGTTGCCGTGAGCGACGGGCTGTCGGAAGAGGTGAAGGCCGACCGCCGTGCGCGCGCTGAGTACCTGAAACAGTTCGAGGGCCCCGTGGCCGAGGCATCAAACGCCGCCAACGACGCCTATTTGAAGGCCAACCAGCAGCAAGACGGCACCCGCAGCTACGGCCGCATGGTAGACCTCCTCCTCGCCGAGGCCCGAGAAGAGAAGCCCGAGGAAACGCCAACCGACTAA